In Desulfobulbaceae bacterium, the sequence CATGTTTAACAAAGCATCAGAGGGAGCAACCGAATGATTCACAGCAAATACTGCCTCCACCTTATTATTGCGACTTCATTACTCGTCACTTTAAGCGGCTGCGGCACAAAAGAGAGACACAACCCCAAAGATCCGTGGGAAGGATATAACCGGGCGATATTCTCTTTCAATGAAGGAGTTGACCGGGCGCTAATCAAGCCTGTTGCTAAAGGCTACGATACGATAATACCCGGCCCGATCAACACCATTATCACCAACTTCTTCAACAACATTGGTGATGTTCCTATTGCCATTAACAACCTCCTTCAAGGAAAAGTCATGGAGTCGGCAAGCGACCTAGGCCGGGTAATACTTAACAGCACCTTGGGTATCGGCGGATTGATCGACGTC encodes:
- a CDS encoding VacJ family lipoprotein; translation: MIHSKYCLHLIIATSLLVTLSGCGTKERHNPKDPWEGYNRAIFSFNEGVDRALIKPVAKGYDTIIPGPINTIITNFFNNIGDVPIAINNLLQGKVMESASDLGRVILNSTLGIGGLIDVATGMTLEKHDEDFGQTFAHWGIGNGPYFMLPLIGPSTIRDSFGLVADWNTDPLLYVHPYRVRDSLSGLRQIDKRADLLTAEKVIDAGAIDKYRYLREAYFQRRNYLIYDGMPPREEEYE